From Strix uralensis isolate ZFMK-TIS-50842 chromosome 1, bStrUra1, whole genome shotgun sequence, a single genomic window includes:
- the MTPAP gene encoding LOW QUALITY PROTEIN: poly(A) RNA polymerase, mitochondrial (The sequence of the model RefSeq protein was modified relative to this genomic sequence to represent the inferred CDS: inserted 1 base in 1 codon) — translation MAHRAGGRALSLMRGRLRLPGLAAVVGGCAGRGQARLGSSGAAVQRAPRTAGAEEAGEDAEVNIRKKTFTEVQTERLEQAERTILIKCPPKLNEKKLLQYLSSHGNIKSHFLFENRGIHALIEFSEKNSIASLQDAVGIPSAVEHHVVPFKSRLFTFMLKNPVSQAAEETPVHLSPQSHIPVKDLIQKLCHADSISSQMYILLNEYQLTEENIRLRFLACSLVRDFARAYFPDSVVRPFGSSVNTFGKLGCDVDMFLDFHDTQKRATEMKKGPFEMEYQMKRLPSERLANQKILSVIGDCLDNFGPGCVSVQKILNARCPLVKFSHQPTGFQCDLSVSNSIAIKSSELLYIYGCLDSRVRALVFSVRCWARVHGLTNSAPGNWITNFSLTMMVMFFLQKRSPPIIPTLDQLKVLADDKDMHVIGGYDCSFVSDLSKIKPTENTETLDVLLGEFFEYFGNFDFRKNSINLRKGKEVNKPESSPLYIWNPFEQDLNISKNVNQPQLEKFVATARETAWILQKEDKTQRMINKEPWGLAALMIPFGKSNHNKMKNRVKGIGSETIRSLLDSLKLNSASSXTESSGKVTFSTETQQLIFCFRN, via the exons ATGGCGCaccgcgcgggcgggcgggcgctgtcCCTGATGCGGGGCCGCCTGCGCCTCCCCGGCCTGGCGGCGGTGGTCGGCGGCTGCGCGGGCCGCGGGCAGGCCCGTCTCGGCTCCTCCGGTGCCGCGGTGCAGAGAGCGCCGCGGACAGCCGGCGCCGAGGAGGCGGGTGAAG ATGCTGAAGTCAATATCAGAAAGAAGACATTCACTGAGGTCCAAACAGAACGATTGGAGCAAGCAGAACGGACTATTTTAATTAAGTGCCCACCAAAACTTAACGAAAAGAAATTATTGCAGTATTTATCCAGTCATGGAAACATTAAGAGTCATTTCTTGTTTGAAAATCGT GGTATCCATGCTTTAATAGAATTTTCGGAAAAGAACAGTATAGCCTCGTTGCAGGATGCTGTTGGAATCCCAAGTGCTGTAGAGCATCATGTTGTCCCATTTAAATCTAGACTTTTTACTTTCATGCTGAAAAACCCAGTGAGTCAAGCTGCTGAAGAGACACCAGTTCACCTCTCTCCTCAGTCTCACATTCCAGTGAAAGACCTTATTCAAAAGCTTTGTCATGCAGACAGT ATAAGCAGTCAGATGTACATTCTACTGAATGAGTATCAGCTTACAGAAGAAAATATCAGGCTCCGATTTCTGGCCTGTTCTCTGGTTCGGGATTTCGCACGTGCATATTTTCCCGACAGCGTGGTAAGGCCATTTGGCTCTTCAGTCAACACCTTTGGCAAATTGGGATGTGATGTGGACATGTTTCTGGACTTCCATGACACACAAAAGCGTGCTACAGAAATG AAAAAAGGTCCCTTCGAAATGGAGTATCAGATGAAAAGATTACCATCTGAAAGATTAGCAAATCAGAAAATTCTTTCTGTGATTGGTGATTGCCTTGATAATTTTGGCCCTGGATGTGTGAGCGTACAGAAGATACTCAATGCTCGCTGCCCTCTGGTGAAATTTTCCCATCAACCGACAGGATTCCAGTGTGATCTGTCAGTGAGCAACAG catTGCTATAAAAAGTTCAGAACTCTTGTATATCTATGGCTGTCTTGATTCCCGTGTAAGAGCACTAGTGTTCAGTGTACGATGTTGGGCCCGTGTTCATGGACTTACAAATAGTGCTCCTGGTAACTGGATTACGAACTTCTCTCTGACCATGATGGTCAtgttttttctgcagaagagATCACCGCCTATCATTCCAACACTAGACCAACTTAAAGTACTGGCAG ATGACAAAGACATGCATGTAATTGGAGGATATGATTGCTCATTTGTTAGTGATTTAAGCAAGATTAAAcctacagaaaatacagaaacacttG aTGTATTATTGGGTGAGTTTTTTGAATATTTTGGAAACTTTGATTTCAGAAAGAATTCCATAAATCTTCGAaag GGAAAGGAAGTAAATAAACCTGAGTCGTCTCCTCTTTATATCTGGAATCCCTTTGAACAAGACCTTAATATCAGCAAGAATGTTAATCAGCCACAGCTGGAGAAATTTGTAGCTACGGCCAGGGAAACTGCCTGGATTTTacagaaagaagataaaactCAGCGAATGATCAATAAAGAGCCTTGGGGACTGGCAGCCCTAATGATACCATTTGGAAAAAGTAATCACAACAAGATGAAGAACAGGGTGAAAGGAATAGGAAGTGAAACAATCAGAAGCCTCTTGGACTCTTTAAAGTTAAATAGTGCAAGCA CTACAGAAAGCAGTGGAAAAGTGACTTTCAGCACAGAAACACAGCAGCTGATATTCTGTTTTAGGAATTGA